A single Patescibacteria group bacterium DNA region contains:
- a CDS encoding glucose-1-phosphate thymidylyltransferase gives MKALITAGGRGTRLRPITHTSNKHLIPIANKPMIFYALEAVRDIGISEVGIIVNETRFEVEAVLGSGEDFDLNITYIEQEEPLGLAHCLKISREFLEDEPFLFYLGDNILAGGIAPYAKRFENEDAAALLLLSEVPDPGRFGVAETEGTQIVGIEEKPKEPKSDFAVTGVYFYTPKVWEAVEQIEPSERGELEISDVHQYLIEKNYPIIYENVSGWWKDTGKPEDLLAANHLVLRHLEEKMEGDLEDVEVRGCVAVGRGSKIRNTLLRGPLIIGKDVRVKDSYLGPYTAVSDRAVVVESEIENSIVLENAEVLNLPARLDESIIGKEAFVSRGKRLPRTLRMVIGDQSQIDLV, from the coding sequence GGGCGGGGCACTCGCCTCCGACCAATAACTCATACCTCAAATAAACATCTTATTCCTATTGCCAATAAACCTATGATTTTCTACGCCTTAGAAGCGGTGCGGGATATAGGTATTTCCGAAGTGGGCATTATTGTTAATGAGACTCGTTTTGAGGTGGAAGCAGTTTTGGGTAGTGGTGAGGATTTTGATTTGAACATTACTTACATTGAGCAGGAAGAGCCTCTGGGGCTTGCCCATTGTCTAAAAATATCCCGTGAATTTTTGGAGGACGAACCCTTTTTGTTTTATTTGGGTGATAATATCTTGGCTGGGGGAATAGCTCCTTATGCTAAGAGATTTGAAAATGAAGATGCGGCAGCCTTGCTCTTGCTTTCGGAGGTACCAGATCCGGGAAGGTTTGGGGTGGCAGAAACAGAAGGTACGCAGATTGTAGGAATTGAAGAAAAGCCCAAAGAACCTAAAAGTGATTTTGCCGTAACTGGGGTTTATTTTTATACACCTAAGGTTTGGGAAGCTGTGGAACAAATAGAACCTTCGGAACGTGGTGAGCTGGAAATTTCTGACGTGCACCAGTATTTAATTGAAAAAAATTACCCAATTATTTATGAAAATGTTAGTGGGTGGTGGAAAGATACCGGTAAGCCCGAGGATTTGTTAGCAGCAAATCACTTAGTGTTAAGACATTTGGAGGAAAAAATGGAAGGGGATTTGGAGGATGTGGAAGTGAGAGGGTGTGTGGCAGTGGGGCGCGGTTCCAAAATCAGAAATACTCTTTTACGTGGACCACTAATAATTGGAAAGGATGTGCGGGTGAAAGATTCCTATCTTGGACCCTATACTGCTGTTTCGGATCGTGCTGTGGTTGTGGAGAGTGAAATTGAAAACTCAATTGTGTTGGAAAATGCCGAGGTTTTGAACCTACCCGCCCGATTGGACGAATCTATAATTGGCAAAGAAGCTTTTGTTTCTCGGGGGAAAAGACTTCCCCGAACACTGCGCATGGTAATTGGAGATCAAAGCCAGATCGACCTTGTGTAA
- the rfbB gene encoding dTDP-glucose 4,6-dehydratase produces MKLLVTGGAGFIGSNFIHYWLDKYSQDEIVNLDKITYAGNLENLRDVEGNNRYEFVEGDICDRGLVRQLMEDVDVVVNFAAESHVDRSIEGPRVFVQTNIVGTQVLLDAALELGIERFHQISTDEVYGSLELSDPEKFTEDAPYAPHSPYSASKAAADHLVRAYYHTYDLPVTITNCSNNFGPYQHPEKVISLFVTNLLEDKKVPLYGDGKNVRDWLFVEDHCRAIDLVLKKGEVGETYLVGGGNELSNIELTKKILEVMGKDESYIEYVEDRPGHDRRYAIDFSKIKSELGWEPEYSFEQALKKTVEWYRTNREWWLPLKRGV; encoded by the coding sequence ATGAAACTGCTTGTTACTGGTGGAGCTGGGTTCATCGGCTCCAACTTTATACATTATTGGTTAGATAAATATTCCCAAGACGAGATAGTTAATTTGGATAAAATCACCTATGCCGGGAATTTGGAAAACTTGCGGGATGTGGAAGGAAATAATCGTTACGAGTTTGTGGAGGGAGATATTTGTGACAGGGGTTTGGTAAGACAATTGATGGAAGATGTAGATGTGGTGGTCAATTTTGCTGCCGAAAGTCACGTTGACCGGTCAATTGAAGGCCCTCGGGTTTTTGTGCAGACCAACATTGTTGGTACTCAAGTCCTTTTGGATGCTGCGCTGGAATTAGGTATAGAGCGGTTCCACCAAATTAGTACGGATGAGGTGTACGGTTCTTTGGAATTAAGTGACCCCGAAAAGTTTACAGAAGATGCTCCCTACGCCCCACACAGCCCCTACTCTGCTTCAAAAGCCGCTGCTGATCATTTGGTGCGCGCTTATTACCATACATACGATTTACCCGTTACTATTACCAACTGTTCAAATAATTTTGGACCTTATCAACATCCAGAAAAGGTAATTTCCCTATTTGTAACCAATTTATTAGAAGATAAAAAGGTGCCTCTTTATGGAGATGGGAAAAATGTGCGGGATTGGCTTTTTGTTGAGGATCATTGCCGGGCAATTGATTTGGTTTTGAAAAAAGGTGAGGTAGGGGAGACATATCTTGTAGGCGGTGGTAATGAGCTTTCCAATATTGAGCTAACCAAGAAGATTTTGGAAGTTATGGGTAAAGACGAATCTTATATTGAATACGTTGAAGACAGGCCGGGGCACGACCGGAGATATGCGATTGATTTTTCTAAAATTAAGTCTGAGCTTGGCTGGGAACCTGAGTATTCTTTTGAACAAGCTTTGAAAAAGACGGTGGAATGGTATAGAACTAATAGAGAATGGTGGCTTCCGCTAAAGCGGGGAGTCTAA
- the galE gene encoding UDP-glucose 4-epimerase GalE, with protein MKIFVTGGAGYVGSFATKKLKEEGHDVVIFDHLGQGHPEVAELLGVPLIEGDLRNKEEVAQALDSSFDAVMHFAAFTAVGPSMKDPQEYFENNIGGGLNLLSATLSVDIDKFIFSSSSEVYGEAETLPLTEGMPLQATNPYGATKVMFEKILRWYARAYNFRYIALRYFNAAGAALDGSMGEDHDPETHLVPAAILGEMGKREFKLTCATDLDTPDGTPIRDYTHVLDIADAHVRASDYLEEGGQSDAFNVGKGSGSTVLEIVQEVERVSGKELPREKGEQREGEPSAKWASTEKINEVLGWQAKYGTKEIVESAWKWHSTHPSGYS; from the coding sequence ATGAAAATTTTTGTTACCGGTGGAGCCGGTTACGTTGGCTCCTTTGCCACAAAAAAACTCAAAGAAGAAGGTCACGACGTGGTTATTTTTGACCACTTGGGGCAAGGTCACCCCGAAGTAGCCGAGTTGTTGGGGGTGCCTCTAATTGAGGGAGATCTTCGTAATAAGGAAGAAGTGGCGCAGGCTTTGGATTCTTCTTTTGATGCGGTGATGCACTTTGCCGCGTTTACGGCTGTTGGTCCCTCAATGAAGGATCCCCAGGAATACTTTGAAAATAATATTGGTGGTGGGTTGAATCTCCTTTCTGCTACGCTCTCAGTTGATATTGATAAGTTTATTTTTTCTTCCAGCAGTGAGGTTTACGGAGAAGCGGAAACTCTGCCTTTGACAGAGGGAATGCCTCTTCAAGCTACCAATCCTTACGGTGCAACAAAGGTAATGTTTGAGAAAATTTTACGTTGGTACGCACGTGCTTACAACTTTCGTTATATAGCCCTCCGTTATTTTAATGCTGCTGGTGCAGCTCTGGACGGTTCTATGGGGGAAGACCACGATCCCGAAACACATTTGGTTCCGGCGGCAATCCTTGGGGAAATGGGCAAACGAGAATTTAAGCTTACTTGTGCTACAGATCTAGATACTCCCGACGGAACTCCAATTCGTGACTATACTCATGTCTTGGATATTGCGGATGCTCATGTACGGGCTTCGGATTATCTAGAGGAGGGCGGTCAGAGTGACGCTTTTAACGTTGGCAAGGGCAGTGGTTCAACGGTCTTGGAAATTGTGCAGGAAGTGGAAAGAGTAAGTGGTAAAGAACTGCCCCGAGAAAAAGGTGAACAAAGAGAAGGAGAACCTTCTGCCAAATGGGCATCAACAGAGAAGATTAATGAGGTTTTGGGGTGGCAGGCAAAGTATGGAACCAAAGAAATAGTTGAATCTGCGTGGAAATGGCACTCCACACACCCCAGCGGTTATAGTTGA